The Candidatus Thiothrix anitrata genome includes the window GATGTATAATCCTCGCCATGACGAAAATCGCAAACCTTACCGATCTGAATTTCCATCACGTGCTGGCGGCAACGCCGGGCACTGCCTTGGTGTTTTTTACCGCGCCGAACTGTGGCGCATGTCGCAGTCTTAAGCTGGCTTTGGGGAAATACCTGCACAGTTACCCCGCTACGTTGTCGGTGTTTGAAGTGGATGCGGTGCATAACAGCGCGTTGGTAAATGCGTTGGAAGTGTTTCATTTACCTGCGTTGTTTTTGTACGTCGCGGGGCATTATCACTGCGAATTGCACAGCGAGCCATTGCCCGCGCACCTGTATCGGGCGATTCAAACGGCTTTAAGTTTGCCAGCACAGGAGGAGCCATGAACATTGATCCGCAAACCGGGTTGTTGGA containing:
- a CDS encoding thioredoxin family protein; the protein is MTKIANLTDLNFHHVLAATPGTALVFFTAPNCGACRSLKLALGKYLHSYPATLSVFEVDAVHNSALVNALEVFHLPALFLYVAGHYHCELHSEPLPAHLYRAIQTALSLPAQEEP